Proteins found in one Corynebacterium canis genomic segment:
- the rplS gene encoding 50S ribosomal protein L19 has protein sequence MNILDKVDAAQLRDDIPDFRPGDTVNVHVKVIEGDKSRVQVFKGVVIRRQNGGIRETFTVRKISFGIGVERTFPVHSPNIDRIEVVTRGKVRRAKLYYLRNLRGKAAKIKERR, from the coding sequence ATGAATATTCTCGACAAAGTCGATGCCGCGCAACTGCGCGATGATATCCCGGATTTCCGTCCCGGTGACACCGTAAACGTGCACGTGAAGGTTATCGAAGGTGATAAGTCCCGTGTGCAGGTGTTCAAGGGTGTTGTGATCCGCCGTCAGAATGGTGGTATCCGGGAAACCTTCACCGTGCGTAAGATCTCCTTCGGTATTGGTGTGGAGCGTACCTTCCCGGTTCACTCTCCTAACATTGATCGGATCGAAGTTGTTACCCGTGGTAAGGTTCGCCGCGCGAAGCTGTACTACTTGCGTAACCTGCGCGGTAAGGCCGCCAAGATCAAGGAACGTCGTTAA
- a CDS encoding ribonuclease HII gives MRRLKHLRTFEVALSKQGLGPVAGVDEAGRGACAGPITIAACILPERPIAELATLTDSKQLSATQRARLAPLIQRFASAWSVLHISAQDIDAAGIQHANVSGMRRAIALLDVQPGYVLTDALRVSGLPCPSLPVIGGDGSARCIAAASVLAKHARDVLMDQLDVDYPEYGFASHKGYGTRVHMDAVRLHGGSPMHRYSYANVAAAHQAWLGSNS, from the coding sequence GTGCGCCGCCTCAAGCACTTGCGCACTTTTGAGGTTGCGCTGTCTAAGCAGGGCTTGGGGCCCGTCGCGGGTGTCGACGAAGCTGGTCGAGGCGCCTGCGCCGGCCCCATTACCATCGCCGCGTGCATCCTGCCCGAGCGTCCGATCGCGGAGCTCGCCACCCTCACCGATTCGAAACAGCTTTCGGCCACGCAGCGGGCTCGTTTGGCGCCGCTGATTCAGCGCTTCGCCAGCGCCTGGAGCGTCCTGCATATTTCCGCACAGGATATCGACGCCGCGGGCATCCAACACGCCAACGTTTCCGGCATGCGGCGCGCCATCGCGCTTCTCGACGTCCAGCCGGGCTATGTGCTCACCGATGCGTTGCGGGTGTCCGGCCTCCCGTGCCCTTCCTTGCCGGTGATTGGTGGCGATGGTTCGGCCCGCTGTATTGCCGCTGCGAGTGTGTTGGCGAAACATGCCCGCGACGTGCTGATGGATCAGTTGGATGTGGATTATCCTGAATATGGTTTTGCTTCCCATAAGGGGTATGGCACACGTGTGCATATGGACGCGGTGCGCCTCCACGGGGGCAGTCCGATGCACCGCTACAGTTATGCGAACGTAGCCGCCGCGCATCAGGCGTGGCTCGGGTCTAACTCATGA
- a CDS encoding aldose epimerase: MTQTALIPHGAHLALADTNHGPLFWLSPSAQLSGPKPIRGGVPIIGPWFADLTGQTPGHGWARVSTWELAADGTEARIEHDDWELAVALNVRPDGIKLAYCATNHATSPRRVQLAFHPYFLVDDVRNITVAGLDGTQLYDRAAEVFEEQVGPLTVSGEFDRIIATDRTQVTIQDPGLGRSISIEASGTDAFVVWNPGETLGTSMPEVGEQWPRFVCVEPALLGAGLQGELLTPGERRCITMEVTVAALP; the protein is encoded by the coding sequence ACGGCGCCCATTTGGCGCTTGCAGACACCAACCATGGCCCCCTGTTTTGGCTCAGCCCCTCCGCACAACTCAGCGGTCCGAAACCCATCCGCGGCGGCGTACCCATTATCGGCCCCTGGTTTGCCGACCTCACTGGCCAAACCCCCGGGCACGGCTGGGCGCGCGTTTCCACCTGGGAGCTCGCGGCGGACGGCACCGAAGCGCGAATCGAACACGATGACTGGGAGCTCGCCGTCGCGCTCAATGTGCGGCCCGACGGGATCAAACTTGCGTACTGTGCCACGAACCACGCGACCTCCCCACGCCGCGTGCAGCTAGCTTTCCACCCGTATTTCCTTGTCGACGACGTGCGTAACATCACCGTCGCAGGGCTCGACGGCACCCAGCTTTACGATCGCGCCGCCGAAGTTTTCGAAGAGCAAGTGGGCCCTTTGACGGTGAGCGGCGAATTCGACCGTATTATCGCAACCGATCGCACGCAGGTGACCATCCAAGACCCCGGATTAGGCCGCAGCATCAGCATCGAAGCCTCCGGTACCGACGCCTTTGTGGTGTGGAATCCCGGCGAAACGCTCGGCACTAGCATGCCCGAAGTGGGGGAGCAGTGGCCACGTTTCGTGTGCGTGGAACCCGCCCTGCTGGGCGCCGGGCTGCAGGGCGAATTACTCACGCCAGGTGAACGGCGATGCATCACCATGGAAGTAACCGTGGCGGCGCTGCCGTAA
- the lepB gene encoding signal peptidase I, producing the protein MLITFALLFVLHTFIGRLYLIPSQSMEPTLHGCPGCSGDRIWVDKITYKFSDPEPGDVVVFVGTESWNNNFTSQRSNNTVIRGLENLGSYIGLVAPDENTLVKRVVATGGQTISCQAGDEGIKVDGKVIDSSYTLQPPAHAVDPRNGSEACGGPFFGPITVPADHLFMMGDNRTNSADSRYHLGDEYQGTIPEANVVGKVQAILLPLSRIGGVSDPDIQQ; encoded by the coding sequence ATGCTCATCACTTTTGCTTTGCTTTTTGTGCTCCATACGTTTATTGGTCGGTTGTATCTCATCCCCAGCCAGTCCATGGAGCCAACCTTGCACGGCTGCCCGGGTTGTAGTGGTGACCGCATTTGGGTGGATAAAATCACCTACAAGTTCAGCGATCCGGAGCCGGGCGACGTCGTCGTGTTTGTGGGTACTGAGTCGTGGAATAACAACTTCACTTCGCAGCGTTCAAACAACACCGTGATTCGTGGTTTGGAAAACCTCGGTTCGTACATTGGTTTGGTAGCCCCCGATGAGAACACGTTGGTCAAGCGTGTGGTGGCCACCGGCGGGCAAACCATTTCCTGCCAGGCGGGCGATGAGGGCATTAAGGTGGACGGTAAGGTGATCGACTCGTCTTACACTCTGCAGCCCCCAGCTCATGCCGTTGATCCGCGTAATGGTTCGGAGGCGTGCGGCGGGCCGTTCTTTGGGCCGATCACCGTCCCAGCCGATCATTTGTTCATGATGGGCGATAATCGCACCAATTCTGCGGACTCCCGTTACCATCTCGGCGATGAGTACCAGGGCACCATTCCGGAGGCGAACGTTGTGGGGAAAGTACAGGCGATTCTCCTGCCGTTGAGCCGGATCGGTGGGGTGAGCGACCCCGATATTCAGCAATAG